Proteins encoded in a region of the Lathamus discolor isolate bLatDis1 chromosome Z, bLatDis1.hap1, whole genome shotgun sequence genome:
- the RPS6 gene encoding small ribosomal subunit protein eS6: MKLNISFPATGCQKLIEVDDERKLRTFYEKRMATEVAADSLGEEWKGYVVRISGGNDKQGFPMKQGVLTHGRVRLLLSKGHSCYRPRRTGERKRKSVRGCIVDANLSVLNLVIVKKGEKDIPGLTDTTVPRRLGPKRASKIRKLFNLSKEDDVRQYVVRKPLNKEGKKPRTKAPKIQRLVTPRVLQHKRRRIALKKQRTQKNKEEAAEYAKLLARRMKEAKEKRQEQIAKRRRLSSLRASTSKSESSQK, from the exons ATGAAG CTGAACATCTCTTTCCCAGCCACTGGCTGCCAGAAACTCATTGAAGTGGATGATGAGCGCAAGCTGAGAACATTCTATGAGAAGCGGATGGCTACAGAGGTTGCGGCTGATTCTCTTGGCGAGGAGTGGAAG GGCTATGTCGTCCGAATCAGTGGTGGCAACGACAAACAAGGCTTCCCCATGAAGCAAGGTGTCCTGACTCATGGACGTGTCCGCCTTCTGCTCAGCAAGGGCCACTCCTGCTATCGCCCAAGAAGAACTGGAGAGAGAAAACGCAAATCTGTCCGTGGTTGCATCGTTGATGCCAACTTGAGTGTTCTGAACTTGGTCATTGTGAAAAAGG GTGAAAAGGATATTCCTGGGCTGACAGACACCACTGTGCCCCGTCGCCTTGGTCCCAAGAGGGCTAGCAAAATCCGCAAGCTGTTCAACCTTTCGAAGGAGGATGATGTTCGCCAGTATGTTGTAAGGAAGCCTCTAAACAAAGAAG GCAAGAAACCCAGAACCAAGGCTCCTAAGATCCAGCGACTGGTGACTCCTCGAGTTCTGCAGCACAAGCGCAGACGTATTGCCCTGAAGAAGCAGCGTACCCAGAAGAATAAGGAGGAGGCGGCAGAATATGCAAAGCTCTTGGCCAGGCGAATGAAG gaagCCAAGGAGAAACGCCAGGAACAGATTGCGAAGAGACGCCGGCTTTCTTCATTGAGAGCTTCTACATCTAAGTCTGAGTCAAGTCAGAAGTAA